The Streptomyces griseiscabiei genome includes a window with the following:
- a CDS encoding DJ-1/PfpI family protein — protein sequence MSDHKPVHLAVYDTYADWETGHTTAWLARNGYDVRTVGAGPDGVRTLAGMRILPDDTLAALRPEESSLLILTGADLWDAGDDLAPFARKAREFLAAGVPVAAICGATAGLAREGLLDDREHTSAAPFYLAATGYAGGERYMDADAVTDASGLLVTAGPTEPVALAREVFRLLGVYEGEVLDAWYRLFHDSDAEAYAVLEAAGQ from the coding sequence ATGAGCGACCACAAGCCCGTGCATCTCGCCGTCTACGACACCTACGCGGACTGGGAGACGGGGCACACGACCGCATGGCTCGCGCGGAACGGCTACGACGTCCGGACGGTCGGGGCGGGCCCGGACGGTGTGCGCACCCTCGCGGGGATGCGCATCCTGCCGGACGACACGCTCGCGGCGCTGCGGCCCGAGGAGAGCTCGCTGCTGATCCTCACGGGGGCGGATCTGTGGGACGCGGGTGACGACCTCGCACCGTTCGCCAGGAAGGCGCGCGAGTTCCTGGCCGCCGGCGTGCCCGTCGCCGCGATCTGCGGGGCGACCGCCGGGCTCGCGCGGGAGGGGCTGCTGGACGACCGGGAGCACACCAGCGCGGCCCCCTTCTATCTCGCCGCCACCGGATACGCGGGCGGTGAGCGGTACATGGACGCGGACGCCGTGACCGACGCGTCCGGGCTGCTCGTCACCGCCGGGCCCACCGAACCCGTCGCCCTCGCCCGTGAGGTCTTCCGGCTGCTCGGTGTGTACGAGGGAGAGGTTCTCGACGCCTGGTACCGGCTCTTCCACGACTCGGACGCGGAGGCGTACGCCGTGCTGGAGGCGGCGGGACAGTGA
- a CDS encoding MarR family winged helix-turn-helix transcriptional regulator, which produces MSREKQEQREQQQQERQKQQDLLSRAALGVFRLNGQFLSVADELARPAGLTAAWWQVLGAVLPEPLPVAGVARVMGITRQSVQRVADLLVGKGLAVYVPNPAHRRAKLLAPTPAGRAAIAEIEPGHAALAARLTEALGEEGFAAAVQAFERLSGALDGLAAAQGDGGAPAAVTEP; this is translated from the coding sequence GTGAGCCGGGAGAAGCAGGAACAGCGGGAGCAACAGCAGCAGGAGCGGCAGAAGCAGCAGGATCTTCTCAGCCGGGCCGCGCTCGGGGTGTTCCGGCTGAACGGGCAGTTCCTTTCCGTGGCCGACGAGTTGGCGCGTCCGGCGGGCCTGACCGCCGCCTGGTGGCAGGTGCTGGGCGCGGTGCTGCCCGAGCCGCTGCCCGTCGCCGGGGTGGCCCGGGTCATGGGCATCACCCGGCAGAGCGTGCAGCGGGTCGCCGACCTCCTCGTCGGCAAGGGGCTCGCCGTGTACGTGCCGAACCCGGCCCACCGCCGCGCCAAGCTCCTCGCCCCGACCCCCGCCGGGCGCGCCGCGATCGCGGAGATCGAGCCCGGCCACGCCGCCCTGGCCGCCCGGCTGACGGAGGCGCTGGGGGAGGAGGGGTTCGCGGCGGCCGTACAGGCGTTCGAACGGCTGTCGGGCGCCCTGGACGGTCTCGCGGCGGCACAGGGGGACGGCGGGGCGCCCGCCGCTGTTACGGAACCGTAG
- a CDS encoding serine/threonine-protein kinase: protein MEKLGAGDPQRIGAYRLLARLGAGGMGNVYLARSERGRTVAVKLVRQELAEQEEFRARFRQEVRAARQVGGYWTAPVLDADTEAGIPWVATGYVAGPSLQAVVGRDHGALPERSVRILAAGLAHALEDIHAAGLIHRDLKPSNVLVTIDGPRVIDFGIARALETVTDGGLTRTGALVGSPGFMAPEQVRGDRITSACDVFCLGSVLSYAATGNLPFGAANSGVHALMFRIAEEEPDLEGLPEGLYDIVRDCLRKDPAARPTLAQILQRTGAEDTVFAGRSRDPWLPSALVAQLGRHAVQLLEVEDPEESGGPGEPGGSGEPAGAAGVAAAGGPAAASGDASPSPSASVDPAGPASGTPSPSTPAPTPAPTPASASASAMPPVPAGPPPSTPPVYPLGDPSSPYGGSGAPAGASQAGGAGAPPGGAAPPSEHPAAAPEGAGPPPPGAPGASSLDRMPTQVVGAEGAPPPPTAPPGPVPGGPGAAPAGYGFPPPYTQQPAGGGYGQQPPASGYPQHPGGTAPGYGYPYSAPQAPYGQGPYGGGPGPGGATGTGLGATPPYGPEPVYGPDPNYGPGAGPEPARGNRRSSALLVVVALVVALGAGGTVYALMKKGGDGGKEDDAKGGRATSAPRTLEPTGEQPTDPETSPDPTTESPDAGPIPADFLGTWDATLDGSGGGNTRQLVIQQGEVGDTVLSLTADGPLDGGGTYHCVFEAALTDEPDDDGPLEIGPSTVTTGEPAASCSPGAATTVTLLPDGQLRRVDTAGKSVTYTKTD from the coding sequence ATGGAGAAGCTCGGGGCCGGGGATCCACAGAGGATCGGGGCGTACCGGCTGCTCGCGCGGCTGGGGGCCGGCGGGATGGGCAACGTGTACCTGGCCCGCTCCGAGCGCGGCCGTACCGTCGCCGTGAAGCTGGTGCGTCAGGAACTGGCGGAGCAGGAGGAGTTCCGGGCGCGGTTCCGGCAGGAGGTGCGGGCCGCGCGGCAGGTGGGCGGGTACTGGACCGCGCCCGTGCTGGACGCGGACACCGAGGCGGGCATCCCGTGGGTCGCCACCGGATACGTCGCCGGGCCCTCCCTCCAGGCCGTCGTCGGCCGGGACCACGGGGCGCTGCCCGAGCGGTCCGTACGCATCCTCGCGGCGGGGCTCGCGCACGCGCTGGAGGACATCCACGCGGCCGGACTCATCCACCGGGACCTCAAGCCGTCCAATGTGCTGGTGACCATCGACGGGCCGCGCGTCATCGACTTCGGGATCGCGCGGGCGCTGGAGACCGTCACGGACGGCGGGCTCACCCGGACCGGCGCGCTCGTCGGTTCGCCGGGCTTCATGGCACCCGAGCAGGTGCGCGGCGACCGGATCACCTCCGCCTGCGACGTCTTCTGCCTCGGCTCGGTCCTCTCCTACGCCGCCACCGGCAACCTCCCCTTCGGCGCCGCCAACTCCGGTGTCCACGCCCTGATGTTCCGCATCGCCGAGGAGGAACCGGACCTGGAGGGGCTGCCGGAGGGCCTGTACGACATCGTCCGCGACTGCCTCCGCAAGGACCCCGCCGCCCGTCCCACCCTCGCCCAGATCCTCCAGCGCACCGGCGCCGAGGACACGGTCTTCGCGGGCCGCTCCCGCGACCCCTGGCTGCCGAGCGCGCTGGTGGCCCAACTGGGGCGGCACGCCGTGCAGTTGCTGGAGGTGGAGGATCCGGAGGAGTCCGGGGGGCCGGGGGAGCCCGGCGGATCGGGGGAGCCGGCGGGCGCCGCGGGTGTCGCCGCCGCGGGTGGTCCGGCGGCGGCTTCGGGTGACGCGAGCCCGTCACCGTCGGCTTCCGTGGACCCGGCCGGTCCTGCCTCCGGCACCCCGTCCCCGTCCACGCCCGCACCCACGCCCGCACCCACGCCCGCATCCGCTTCCGCTTCTGCGATGCCGCCCGTTCCCGCCGGGCCGCCGCCGTCGACCCCGCCCGTGTATCCGCTGGGCGATCCCAGTTCTCCGTACGGTGGTTCGGGGGCACCGGCCGGTGCATCGCAGGCGGGTGGGGCGGGTGCCCCTCCCGGCGGTGCCGCGCCCCCGTCCGAGCACCCGGCCGCCGCGCCCGAGGGGGCCGGACCGCCGCCGCCGGGAGCGCCCGGGGCCTCGTCGCTCGACCGGATGCCGACGCAGGTCGTCGGGGCGGAGGGAGCGCCGCCGCCGCCCACCGCTCCGCCGGGGCCCGTACCCGGCGGACCCGGTGCCGCGCCCGCCGGGTACGGCTTCCCTCCGCCGTACACCCAGCAGCCGGCCGGTGGCGGATACGGGCAGCAGCCCCCCGCCTCCGGCTACCCGCAGCACCCCGGCGGCACCGCCCCCGGCTACGGCTACCCGTACAGCGCGCCGCAGGCGCCGTACGGGCAGGGGCCCTACGGCGGTGGGCCGGGCCCCGGAGGAGCCACCGGGACGGGGCTGGGAGCGACCCCGCCGTACGGCCCCGAACCTGTCTACGGACCCGACCCGAACTACGGGCCCGGGGCGGGCCCCGAACCCGCGCGCGGCAACCGCCGCTCCTCCGCGCTGCTCGTCGTCGTCGCGCTGGTGGTCGCGCTCGGCGCCGGCGGCACGGTGTACGCGTTGATGAAGAAGGGGGGCGACGGAGGGAAGGAGGACGACGCGAAGGGCGGTAGGGCGACCAGCGCGCCGCGGACCCTGGAACCGACCGGCGAACAGCCGACGGATCCGGAGACCTCGCCGGACCCCACCACCGAGTCGCCCGACGCGGGCCCGATCCCGGCGGACTTCCTCGGCACCTGGGACGCCACCCTCGACGGCTCCGGCGGCGGGAACACCCGTCAACTCGTCATCCAGCAGGGCGAGGTCGGCGACACCGTGCTCTCCCTCACGGCGGACGGCCCGCTCGACGGCGGCGGGACGTACCACTGCGTGTTCGAGGCCGCGCTGACGGACGAACCGGACGACGACGGCCCGTTGGAGATCGGCCCCTCGACCGTCACCACCGGCGAACCGGCCGCCTCCTGCTCCCCCGGCGCCGCCACCACCGTCACCCTCCTGCCCGACGGGCAACTGCGGCGCGTCGACACGGCGGGGAAGTCGGTGACGTACACGAAGACCGACTGA
- a CDS encoding SLATT domain-containing protein, with product MSQPEMQPEGGPQDGRGEGSGLWAEPWVPGTGPWVGDLTGRPFPQGDWGAPAERLEELYHWVERAALETAAWYLADRVWKRTVARVLRIGAAAGALAGAALPLLDLTGAVGGVAPWGYLALLSCAACVAVDRFFGVTSGWMRDVATAQAVQRRLQVLRFDWASESAREVLGPAEGTAGEAAERCLGVLRRFSEDVTELVRAETADWMVEFRAGPAPLGVQVGGVVARPEVGMNGRIPLPPGARPNMPRQRPPEAR from the coding sequence GTGAGCCAGCCGGAGATGCAGCCCGAGGGGGGACCCCAGGACGGGCGGGGTGAGGGGTCCGGGCTGTGGGCGGAGCCATGGGTGCCGGGGACCGGGCCGTGGGTGGGGGACCTGACCGGGCGGCCGTTTCCGCAAGGGGACTGGGGGGCGCCGGCCGAGCGGCTGGAGGAGCTGTACCACTGGGTCGAGCGGGCGGCCCTGGAGACCGCCGCGTGGTATCTCGCGGACCGGGTGTGGAAACGGACGGTGGCGCGCGTGCTGCGGATCGGGGCGGCGGCGGGGGCGCTCGCCGGGGCGGCACTGCCGTTGCTCGACCTCACCGGGGCGGTGGGCGGGGTGGCGCCCTGGGGGTACCTCGCGCTGCTGTCCTGTGCCGCCTGTGTCGCGGTGGATCGGTTCTTCGGGGTCACGTCCGGATGGATGCGGGATGTCGCCACGGCCCAGGCGGTGCAGCGGCGGCTGCAGGTCCTGCGGTTCGACTGGGCGTCCGAGAGCGCGCGGGAGGTGCTGGGCCCTGCGGAGGGGACGGCCGGGGAGGCGGCTGAGCGGTGCCTCGGCGTCCTGCGGAGGTTCTCCGAGGACGTGACGGAATTGGTGCGGGCGGAGACGGCGGACTGGATGGTCGAGTTCCGGGCGGGTCCCGCGCCGCTGGGGGTGCAGGTGGGGGGTGTGGTCGCCCGGCCAGAGGTGGGGATGAACGGACGGATCCCGCTGCCGCCGGGGGCTCGGCCGAACATGCCCCGGCAGCGGCCGCCGGAGGCTAGGTAG
- a CDS encoding YbaB/EbfC family nucleoid-associated protein: MIPGGGQPNMQQLLQQAQKMQQDLARAQEELARTEVDGQAGGGLVRATVNGSGELRGLKIDPKAVDPEDTETLADLIVAAVQAANENAQTLQQQKLGPLAQGLGGGAGIPGLPF; the protein is encoded by the coding sequence GTGATCCCCGGTGGTGGCCAGCCCAACATGCAGCAGCTGCTCCAGCAGGCCCAGAAGATGCAGCAGGACCTGGCGAGGGCACAGGAGGAGCTCGCGCGGACGGAGGTCGACGGGCAGGCGGGCGGCGGCCTGGTGAGGGCCACGGTCAACGGCTCCGGCGAGCTGCGCGGTCTGAAGATCGACCCCAAGGCGGTGGACCCGGAGGACACCGAGACCCTCGCCGACCTGATCGTCGCGGCCGTCCAGGCGGCCAACGAGAACGCCCAGACCCTCCAGCAGCAGAAGCTGGGCCCCCTCGCCCAGGGTCTCGGCGGCGGCGCGGGCATTCCCGGCCTGCCGTTCTGA
- the recR gene encoding recombination mediator RecR, with translation MYEGVVQDLIDELGRLPGVGPKSAQRIAFHILQAEPTDVRRLAQALLEVKAKVRFCATCGNVAQEELCGICRDPRRDVSVICVVEEPKDVVAIERTREFRGRYHVLGGAISPIEGVGPDDLRIRELLTRLADGTVTELILATDPNLEGEATATYLARMIKPMGLKVTRLASGLPVGGDLEYADEVTLGRAFEGRRLLDV, from the coding sequence GTGTACGAAGGCGTGGTCCAGGACCTCATCGACGAGTTGGGGCGGCTGCCCGGCGTCGGTCCCAAGAGCGCGCAGCGGATCGCCTTCCACATCCTGCAGGCGGAGCCGACGGACGTACGGCGCCTCGCGCAGGCCCTCCTCGAAGTGAAGGCGAAAGTCCGTTTCTGCGCGACCTGCGGAAATGTGGCGCAGGAGGAGCTGTGCGGCATCTGCCGCGACCCGCGCCGGGACGTCTCGGTCATCTGTGTCGTGGAGGAACCGAAGGACGTCGTCGCGATCGAACGCACGCGCGAATTCCGGGGCCGGTACCACGTGCTCGGCGGCGCGATCAGCCCCATCGAGGGCGTCGGCCCCGACGATCTGCGCATACGGGAGCTGCTGACCCGGCTGGCCGACGGGACGGTCACCGAGCTGATCCTGGCCACGGACCCCAATCTGGAAGGCGAGGCCACGGCCACGTACCTCGCCCGCATGATCAAACCCATGGGCCTCAAGGTCACCCGCCTGGCCAGCGGCCTCCCGGTGGGTGGCGACCTGGAATACGCGGACGAGGTGACTCTCGGCCGCGCCTTCGAGGGGAGACGATTGCTGGATGTCTGA
- a CDS encoding DUF5063 domain-containing protein — translation MSDATLHATDLNPDDFAVQIADQIESFLVAVTEVAKGDEPDSAVPFLLLEVSQLLLAGGRLGAHEDIVPDERYEPDPGFEPDVDELRERLALMLDPVDVYSEVFDPYEPRKAPVPARISDDLADVIADLRHGMVHYRAGRTTEALWWWQFSYFSNWGSTASATLRALQSLVAHVRLNQPLAELDGLDTDQELMGDETLEFEAGQVMAEEIAGPLGLGRKVT, via the coding sequence ATGTCTGACGCCACGCTGCACGCGACGGACCTGAACCCGGACGACTTCGCGGTCCAGATCGCGGACCAGATCGAGAGCTTCCTGGTCGCCGTCACCGAGGTGGCCAAGGGCGACGAGCCGGACTCGGCCGTCCCCTTCCTCCTCCTGGAGGTGTCCCAGCTGCTCCTGGCCGGCGGGCGCCTCGGCGCGCACGAGGACATCGTGCCGGACGAGCGCTACGAGCCCGACCCGGGTTTCGAACCGGACGTGGACGAGTTGCGCGAACGCCTGGCCCTGATGCTCGACCCGGTCGACGTCTACTCCGAGGTCTTCGACCCCTACGAGCCCCGCAAGGCGCCGGTCCCGGCCCGTATCTCCGACGACCTCGCCGACGTCATCGCCGACCTCCGCCACGGCATGGTCCACTACCGCGCGGGCCGCACCACCGAGGCCCTGTGGTGGTGGCAGTTCTCCTACTTCTCCAACTGGGGCTCCACCGCCTCGGCCACCCTCCGCGCCCTGCAGTCCCTGGTCGCGCACGTCCGCCTCAACCAGCCCCTCGCCGAACTGGACGGTCTCGACACCGACCAGGAACTCATGGGCGACGAGACCCTGGAGTTCGAGGCGGGCCAGGTCATGGCCGAGGAGATCGCGGGACCGCTGGGGCTGGGCAGGAAGGTCACTTAG
- a CDS encoding sulfite exporter TauE/SafE family protein, giving the protein MTDGWAANVPLVLIVLLGSSVQWLTGMGFALVAVPALVLLLGPAEGVVLANCAAGVICAVGLADGWRQVRTRTMVPLCVAAVCTVPVGTWVARRLSAPWLLTGTGALVVVAVVVVMCGVRVRALRGSGGAVTAGALGGFMNAAAAVGGPPVSLYAVNAGWSVREFVPNAQFYGVVVNAVSVASNGVPRLGPSVWALVAGAMAVGALLGRELAGRVPEKGARFLVLALALGGGASALVKGVQGL; this is encoded by the coding sequence GTGACAGATGGGTGGGCGGCGAACGTACCGCTGGTGCTGATCGTGCTGCTCGGCTCCTCCGTGCAGTGGCTGACCGGGATGGGGTTCGCGCTGGTCGCGGTGCCCGCGCTCGTGCTGCTGCTCGGGCCCGCCGAGGGGGTCGTGCTGGCCAACTGCGCGGCCGGGGTGATCTGCGCGGTCGGGCTGGCCGACGGATGGCGGCAGGTGCGGACGAGGACGATGGTGCCGTTGTGCGTCGCGGCCGTGTGCACCGTGCCCGTCGGGACCTGGGTGGCCCGGCGGCTGTCCGCGCCCTGGCTGCTGACCGGGACGGGCGCCCTCGTCGTCGTGGCCGTCGTCGTGGTGATGTGCGGGGTCCGGGTGCGTGCGCTGCGCGGGTCCGGGGGCGCTGTCACCGCCGGTGCGCTCGGCGGGTTCATGAACGCGGCGGCGGCCGTCGGCGGACCACCGGTCTCCCTCTACGCCGTCAACGCGGGCTGGAGCGTACGGGAGTTCGTGCCCAACGCGCAGTTCTACGGGGTCGTCGTCAACGCCGTGTCCGTGGCGTCGAACGGGGTGCCCCGGCTCGGCCCGTCCGTGTGGGCGCTCGTGGCCGGCGCCATGGCGGTGGGCGCGCTGCTGGGGCGGGAACTGGCCGGACGCGTGCCGGAGAAGGGGGCGCGGTTCCTCGTACTGGCGCTGGCGCTCGGGGGCGGGGCGAGCGCCCTCGTGAAAGGGGTCCAGGGTCTGTGA
- a CDS encoding M56 family metallopeptidase, which translates to MTVLLLLLAAVALTAAVLGPRALVKAVWPEREPVVALWTWQCLVAAALLSCLAALVLGAAAVFETVRTHAFAPAPPAVTAAYDLTAAPPWTAVLTLALALGAAWSGAMLARELVEARRRRRLRREHLRERAPDLPAGLPQPKGPLLVLEDEYPDAWLMPGAPPQLVVTTGALGKLSDRQLNAVLAHELGHARARHDWLLHLSTALATGFPRIPLFAHFADQTHRLVELAADDTASRRCGHLTTALALIELNQHRGVLSCSNTRRLLGDRVERLLEPPPRLDRTHRAATTTAAALLALLPLLIAFAPALGTL; encoded by the coding sequence GTGACCGTTCTCCTGCTCCTCCTCGCCGCCGTGGCGCTGACCGCCGCCGTGCTCGGCCCCCGTGCCCTGGTGAAGGCGGTGTGGCCCGAGCGGGAACCCGTGGTCGCGCTGTGGACGTGGCAGTGCCTGGTGGCGGCGGCGCTGCTGAGCTGTCTCGCGGCGCTCGTGCTCGGGGCGGCGGCGGTGTTCGAGACGGTACGGACGCACGCCTTCGCGCCCGCGCCCCCGGCCGTGACCGCCGCGTACGACCTCACGGCCGCGCCGCCCTGGACGGCAGTCCTGACGCTGGCGCTGGCCCTCGGGGCGGCGTGGAGCGGTGCGATGCTGGCCCGCGAGCTGGTCGAGGCCCGGCGCCGGCGCCGGCTGCGCCGGGAGCACCTGCGGGAGCGCGCGCCCGACCTCCCGGCGGGCCTGCCGCAGCCGAAGGGGCCGCTGCTGGTGCTGGAGGACGAGTACCCCGACGCCTGGCTCATGCCGGGCGCGCCGCCCCAACTGGTCGTCACCACCGGCGCCTTGGGCAAGCTGAGCGACCGTCAGCTGAACGCCGTGCTCGCCCATGAACTCGGCCACGCCCGCGCCCGCCACGACTGGCTGCTCCACCTCTCCACCGCCCTCGCCACGGGCTTCCCGCGCATCCCCCTCTTCGCCCACTTCGCCGACCAGACCCACCGCCTGGTCGAACTCGCCGCCGACGACACGGCCTCCCGCCGCTGCGGCCACCTCACCACCGCCCTCGCCCTCATCGAACTCAACCAGCACCGGGGCGTGTTGAGCTGCTCCAACACCCGCCGTCTGCTGGGCGACCGGGTGGAGCGGCTGCTGGAGCCCCCGCCCCGCCTCGACCGGACCCACCGCGCGGCCACCACGACGGCCGCCGCGCTCCTGGCCCTGCTCCCGCTGCTGATCGCGTTCGCCCCGGCGCTGGGCACGCTCTAA
- a CDS encoding alpha/beta fold hydrolase produces the protein MSEVRLSETFRSASGDVRWGRAGEPGRRPVVLLHGTPFSSYVWRGVARALAGTGRYEVFVWDMPGYGESEKYAGQDVSLAAQGRVFGELLAHWGLDEPLVVAHDFGGAVSLRAHLLHGARYRALALVDPVALAPWGSPSFRLLGRHAEVFEQLPPSLHRALVREYVSSASGPGLHPAVLDRLVEPWLGEDGQPAFYRQIAQADQAHTDEIEGRYGEIGIPALVCWGEADGWIPVARGRELADRIPGARFVPIAGAGHLVQEDAPAELTGALLEFLGGDGL, from the coding sequence ATGAGCGAAGTGCGACTGAGCGAGACCTTCCGCAGTGCGTCGGGGGATGTGCGGTGGGGCCGGGCCGGGGAGCCCGGACGGCGACCGGTGGTGCTGCTGCACGGCACCCCCTTCTCCTCCTACGTCTGGCGTGGCGTCGCCCGCGCGCTGGCCGGGACCGGGAGGTACGAGGTGTTCGTGTGGGACATGCCCGGCTACGGGGAGTCGGAGAAGTACGCCGGGCAGGACGTGTCCCTGGCCGCGCAGGGGCGGGTGTTCGGCGAGCTGCTGGCGCACTGGGGGCTGGACGAGCCGCTGGTCGTGGCGCACGACTTCGGCGGGGCCGTGTCGCTGCGGGCGCATCTGCTGCACGGGGCGCGATACCGGGCGCTCGCGCTCGTCGATCCGGTGGCGCTGGCCCCCTGGGGCTCGCCGTCCTTCCGGCTGCTCGGCCGCCATGCCGAGGTCTTCGAGCAGCTGCCGCCCTCGCTGCACCGGGCTCTCGTGCGGGAGTACGTGAGTTCGGCGAGCGGTCCCGGGCTGCATCCGGCGGTCCTCGACCGGCTCGTGGAGCCCTGGCTCGGCGAGGACGGGCAGCCCGCCTTCTACCGGCAGATCGCCCAGGCGGACCAGGCCCACACGGACGAGATCGAGGGGCGGTACGGGGAGATCGGCATCCCGGCGCTGGTGTGCTGGGGCGAGGCGGACGGCTGGATCCCGGTCGCCAGGGGGCGGGAGCTGGCCGACCGGATTCCGGGGGCGCGGTTCGTGCCGATCGCCGGGGCGGGGCACCTCGTCCAGGAGGACGCGCCCGCCGAACTCACGGGCGCCCTGCTGGAGTTCCTCGGCGGCGACGGACTTTAG
- a CDS encoding helix-turn-helix domain-containing protein yields the protein MKRWRTKANVTREELAEAANYSPDTIKSMEQGVRMPTPRVLDVADELCGAQGLLSSAKEYLQREKFPARAQHFMEREREAISRWSYEVALVPGLLQTRAYARALIENRLPPLDEETVEERIAARMERHAILTERKPPVAFSFVLYEAVLRTPQVGTEQLHRLLEASRLRNVGLQVLPFERVISDALMGPMVLLETREHERFAFTEGPFVSELSADPSIVSRVSERLSMIRAQALSPAESARFIERMVNE from the coding sequence ATGAAACGCTGGCGCACGAAGGCGAACGTGACCCGTGAGGAGCTGGCCGAGGCCGCGAACTACTCACCGGACACCATCAAGTCCATGGAGCAGGGGGTACGGATGCCGACCCCGAGGGTGCTGGATGTGGCTGATGAGCTGTGCGGGGCGCAGGGGTTGCTGAGTTCGGCGAAGGAGTACTTGCAGAGGGAGAAGTTTCCGGCGCGGGCCCAGCACTTCATGGAGCGGGAGAGGGAAGCGATCAGCCGGTGGTCGTACGAGGTGGCGCTGGTGCCGGGTCTGTTGCAGACCAGGGCGTATGCGCGAGCGCTGATCGAGAACCGGCTGCCGCCCCTGGACGAGGAGACCGTGGAGGAGAGGATCGCGGCCCGGATGGAGCGGCACGCCATCCTCACGGAGCGCAAGCCGCCGGTGGCCTTCAGCTTCGTGCTCTACGAGGCGGTTCTGCGTACTCCGCAGGTGGGTACGGAGCAGCTGCACCGGCTCTTGGAAGCGTCCCGCCTGCGCAACGTCGGGTTGCAGGTGCTGCCCTTCGAGCGCGTCATCAGCGACGCCCTCATGGGGCCGATGGTGCTGCTGGAGACCCGCGAGCACGAGCGATTCGCCTTCACGGAAGGCCCGTTCGTCAGCGAACTGTCGGCCGATCCCAGCATTGTCAGTCGCGTGAGTGAGCGGCTTAGCATGATCCGCGCGCAGGCCCTCAGCCCCGCTGAATCGGCCCGTTTCATCGAGCGGATGGTGAACGAGTGA
- a CDS encoding DUF397 domain-containing protein, with product MSDQLAWFKSSYSDNEGGDCVEVAVPDARLTVHVRDSKNPTGPTLTLTAPAWVAFVSAGT from the coding sequence ATGAGTGATCAGCTGGCGTGGTTCAAGTCGAGCTACAGCGACAACGAGGGTGGCGACTGCGTAGAAGTCGCCGTCCCCGACGCTCGGTTGACGGTCCACGTACGCGACTCCAAGAACCCCACCGGCCCCACCCTCACCCTCACCGCCCCGGCCTGGGTCGCCTTCGTCTCCGCGGGTACGTGA